The proteins below come from a single Oryzomicrobium terrae genomic window:
- a CDS encoding formyltransferase family protein encodes MTLLPHITLLLARTARSSVYVQALGSAGLRPAEVVVYGTDTDAQPVPETALGVGNPILGNAWPDARISLEQALLNNGWAWHSVDSPDIASLPLHATLENQKPIAGIVFSGYPGQLVPQSILDLAPVLHVHGGWLPDYRGSTTVYYSLLMGEPPGASLMRLDAGLDTGQLLERVQYPPPPPGCDVDYVYDNTLRAAVLIKALSRYVDTLALPTGEKQPEEGTTFYIIHPVLKTLALTHRRSYG; translated from the coding sequence ATGACGCTCCTGCCACATATCACCTTACTCCTGGCCCGAACAGCCAGGAGCAGCGTCTACGTACAGGCACTCGGATCAGCCGGCCTACGGCCTGCGGAAGTTGTCGTCTATGGAACCGACACAGACGCCCAGCCCGTTCCCGAAACAGCACTCGGCGTGGGAAATCCCATTCTCGGCAACGCATGGCCGGATGCCAGAATTTCCCTGGAGCAAGCATTGCTCAACAATGGTTGGGCATGGCATAGCGTAGACAGCCCGGACATTGCCTCACTTCCCCTGCATGCAACGCTGGAGAACCAAAAACCGATAGCAGGTATCGTGTTTTCGGGTTACCCGGGACAGCTGGTTCCACAATCAATTCTCGACTTGGCGCCAGTGCTCCATGTACATGGCGGTTGGCTGCCGGATTACCGCGGCAGCACCACGGTCTACTACTCCCTACTCATGGGCGAGCCCCCAGGTGCCTCCCTAATGCGCCTGGATGCGGGGCTCGATACGGGCCAGTTGCTAGAGCGAGTCCAATATCCGCCCCCTCCACCAGGCTGCGACGTGGACTACGTCTACGACAACACACTGCGGGCCGCTGTACTGATCAAAGCCCTGAGTCGTTACGTTGACACCCTTGCCCTACCCACCGGAGAAAAACAACCAGAGGAGGGCACCACGTTCTATATCATCCACCCCGTACTGAAAACCCTAGCCCTGACACACCGTCGCAGCTATGGGTAA
- a CDS encoding CDP-glycerol glycerophosphotransferase family protein: MSANDEKCYQEAKAQLAAGNVQAGIEALLRLAESDSDCWAAYRDLGHYALDQGDTVAAQDLLETALIKASQQNACDIATLRLLAPIHHAQANLDRALELYGQILHLDSADPDAIFAIRDILERHTCLSPIVWARLLKDLRSNSPLAQLNQEYEARIAVLEQKCAELEREQVEATPSPPPAEMTTLAPRILSRLTPVAWQQLCTGTSPRTTSPSAPTHRVSGKLASVGFMVHSADLYNHYHRIWKQLGSGTYTVIVGNVHEDPQSLCRFYQAHGIDAIPVEVARQQGRHFSHLVSNHPFSAGDPNILQELGDYNIRMMYALGKAQWNFADWNKLYDLILCFGPFQAERLAYCENTLKLEVGYPRFDGFFNGEFDKATVLREFACIPDRQTIVWLPTWGELASIRQYGQAISALTDEYNVVVKLHPLLDESDPGAAAFLRQLPFTAVIDTPIDNVMCYVAADYLLCDYGGPMFGGIYVDKSILLLDLPGAVNDPLVGTASADAELRAVLPHVSTPDTQIIRRTLHNATLWEEQRRIRAQLRKIFFAPYYGFSSKVVADILQNIEHITKSLHLSEI, from the coding sequence ATGTCTGCCAACGACGAAAAATGCTACCAAGAAGCCAAGGCGCAGCTCGCCGCCGGAAACGTCCAGGCAGGGATTGAAGCGTTGCTTCGACTCGCGGAAAGCGACTCTGATTGCTGGGCAGCCTACCGTGATCTTGGCCACTATGCCTTAGACCAAGGGGACACCGTAGCGGCTCAGGATTTGCTTGAAACTGCGCTGATCAAAGCAAGCCAGCAAAACGCATGCGATATCGCCACGCTGCGGCTGCTCGCCCCCATACATCATGCACAAGCCAACCTGGATCGGGCCCTCGAACTGTACGGGCAAATCCTGCACCTAGACTCTGCCGACCCAGATGCCATATTCGCCATCCGCGACATTTTGGAACGGCACACATGTCTTTCTCCAATCGTCTGGGCACGCCTGCTAAAAGACCTTCGCAGCAACTCCCCCCTAGCTCAGCTAAACCAGGAATACGAAGCCAGAATCGCAGTATTGGAGCAGAAATGTGCAGAGCTTGAGCGTGAGCAAGTAGAAGCCACGCCATCACCGCCACCGGCGGAGATGACAACCCTAGCCCCGCGAATCCTCTCCCGCTTAACGCCCGTAGCCTGGCAGCAATTGTGTACTGGCACGTCTCCCCGTACAACCTCACCATCGGCACCAACCCACCGGGTTTCCGGCAAGCTTGCCAGCGTGGGCTTCATGGTGCACAGCGCTGATCTATACAACCACTATCACCGCATCTGGAAGCAGTTGGGCAGCGGCACTTACACCGTAATCGTCGGCAACGTCCACGAAGATCCGCAATCACTCTGTCGTTTCTATCAGGCGCACGGAATTGACGCCATTCCGGTGGAGGTAGCACGACAACAGGGGCGCCACTTCAGCCACCTCGTGTCCAACCACCCTTTTTCTGCCGGTGATCCGAATATCCTGCAGGAGCTGGGCGACTACAATATCCGGATGATGTACGCCTTGGGCAAAGCCCAGTGGAATTTCGCCGACTGGAACAAGCTGTACGACCTCATCCTCTGCTTCGGCCCCTTCCAAGCCGAACGCCTCGCCTACTGCGAAAACACCCTCAAGCTGGAAGTGGGATACCCCCGCTTTGATGGGTTTTTCAATGGGGAATTCGACAAAGCCACTGTCCTGCGTGAATTCGCCTGCATCCCCGATCGACAAACCATCGTCTGGCTCCCGACTTGGGGAGAACTAGCGTCGATACGTCAGTACGGGCAAGCGATCTCCGCACTAACCGATGAATACAACGTCGTCGTCAAGCTGCACCCCCTGCTCGACGAATCGGATCCGGGGGCTGCCGCCTTTCTCCGCCAATTGCCATTCACTGCCGTAATCGACACCCCAATCGACAATGTGATGTGCTACGTAGCTGCCGACTACCTGCTTTGTGATTACGGCGGCCCCATGTTTGGCGGTATTTACGTCGATAAAAGCATCCTTCTCCTCGATCTGCCGGGAGCTGTTAACGATCCTCTTGTCGGGACGGCTTCGGCCGATGCGGAGTTGCGCGCCGTGTTGCCCCATGTCAGCACCCCAGATACCCAAATCATTCGTAGAACTTTACACAATGCCACCCTTTGGGAAGAGCAGCGCCGCATCAGGGCCCAACTACGTAAAATCTTCTTTGCTCCGTACTACGGCTTTTCCTCGAAAGTCGTTGCCGACATCCTGCAAAATATCGAGCACATCACAAAATCATTGCATCTATCGGAAATCTGA
- a CDS encoding class I SAM-dependent methyltransferase, whose amino-acid sequence MPHDEQDHLERISNVSLYAAGANAATIKHSFHIAQRYLTGSSLLEMGPAEGVMTELLATTGQSLTLVEGSRLFCDDLRKRFPQAQVVHSLFEDFSPAEQYDNIILGHVLEHVQNPVDILTRAKQWLKPDSGRLFAAVPNARSIHRQAAVIMGLLPQEDALNEMDHHHGHRRVFTPETFRSAFYQAGLNIEVFGGYWMKPVSNRQIEQHWTPEMLEAFMQLGERYPDIAGEIYILASVPAIREND is encoded by the coding sequence GTGCCCCACGACGAGCAAGACCATCTGGAACGCATTTCAAACGTTTCGCTATATGCCGCTGGCGCCAATGCGGCGACCATCAAGCATTCTTTTCACATCGCCCAGCGTTACCTGACGGGATCCTCCCTTCTTGAGATGGGGCCAGCCGAAGGTGTGATGACCGAGCTCCTCGCTACTACCGGCCAAAGCCTCACCCTGGTTGAAGGTTCGCGCCTATTTTGTGACGATCTGCGGAAACGTTTTCCTCAAGCACAAGTTGTGCACTCCTTGTTTGAGGACTTTTCCCCTGCAGAGCAATACGACAACATCATCTTAGGGCATGTGCTTGAACATGTTCAGAATCCAGTTGATATTCTGACCCGGGCCAAGCAATGGTTAAAGCCAGATAGCGGTCGCCTCTTTGCTGCCGTCCCCAATGCCCGTTCCATACACCGTCAGGCAGCAGTAATCATGGGCCTTCTACCCCAGGAAGACGCCCTAAACGAGATGGATCACCACCATGGCCATCGCCGGGTTTTTACTCCGGAAACCTTCCGCAGCGCTTTCTACCAGGCAGGACTCAACATTGAAGTATTTGGTGGTTACTGGATGAAGCCAGTGTCCAACCGACAAATTGAACAACATTGGACACCAGAGATGCTGGAAGCCTTCATGCAGCTTGGCGAACGCTATCCCGATATTGCAGGTGAGATTTATATCTTAGCCTCCGTTCCCGCCATAAGAGAAAATGATTAG
- a CDS encoding sugar 3,4-ketoisomerase: protein MGIEQCEIIEFPIIHDPRGNLTFVEGGHHIPFDIKRVYYLYDVPGGAQRGGHAHRNLHQVVIAMSGSFDIVLDDGTHKRRHHLNRSYYGLYIAPMMWREIDNFSSGSVCMVLASDIYDEADYFRNYNDFSAAALQLAKGLR, encoded by the coding sequence ATGGGTATTGAACAATGCGAAATCATTGAATTTCCGATCATCCACGACCCTCGCGGCAACCTTACTTTTGTTGAGGGCGGTCATCACATCCCCTTCGACATCAAGCGGGTTTATTACCTGTATGACGTTCCAGGTGGTGCTCAACGCGGTGGGCATGCACACCGCAACCTGCACCAGGTAGTGATTGCTATGTCCGGCAGCTTTGACATCGTTCTGGATGACGGCACCCACAAACGACGCCATCACCTCAACCGATCCTACTACGGGCTCTATATCGCCCCGATGATGTGGCGGGAGATCGATAATTTTTCGTCAGGCTCCGTATGCATGGTTTTGGCCTCGGATATCTATGATGAGGCTGACTATTTCCGCAATTACAACGACTTCTCCGCAGCGGCTCTCCAGTTGGCGAAAGGCCTGCGATGA
- a CDS encoding DegT/DnrJ/EryC1/StrS family aminotransferase has protein sequence MRVLDSNWFVLGPEVEAFEQEFAAYCEAKHCLGVGNGLDALHLILRGYGIGAGDEVIVPAHTFIATWLAVTYSGARPVPVEPDPLTGNIDPTRVAAAITSKTRAVIAVHLHGQPADIVAIRQVIGGRHIRLIEDAAQAHGARVNGSRIGSLGDAAAFSFYPGKNLGALGDGGAIVSNDPQLIHGLRQLRNYGAVAKYQHEKQGWNSRLDELQAAFLRCKLPLLDTDNQARQVAANHYLAALAGLPGLILPTTPAWASPVWHLFTIRTPQRDTLQAHLKRNGVETLVHYPTPPHLQGAYRDLGWGAGSFPISESWARQTLSLPMWPGVPCEFVSAAVRSFFVSTTN, from the coding sequence ATGCGGGTACTCGATTCCAATTGGTTTGTTCTAGGACCGGAAGTTGAAGCCTTCGAACAGGAATTTGCTGCCTATTGTGAAGCGAAGCATTGCCTGGGGGTGGGCAATGGACTGGACGCACTGCATCTGATCCTGAGGGGATACGGTATCGGCGCAGGAGACGAAGTGATCGTTCCCGCCCATACCTTTATCGCCACCTGGTTGGCGGTGACCTACAGCGGCGCCCGACCGGTACCCGTCGAGCCTGACCCGCTCACGGGAAACATCGACCCCACACGCGTAGCAGCGGCCATCACAAGCAAAACGCGAGCGGTCATTGCGGTTCACTTGCATGGACAACCCGCAGACATTGTCGCAATTCGTCAAGTGATCGGCGGGCGGCACATCCGTCTGATCGAGGATGCGGCCCAGGCCCACGGCGCTCGCGTGAACGGATCCCGGATCGGAAGCCTGGGGGATGCTGCTGCCTTCAGTTTTTATCCAGGCAAGAATCTTGGCGCATTGGGTGACGGAGGCGCAATTGTTAGCAATGATCCTCAGTTGATTCATGGCCTTCGCCAACTACGCAATTACGGCGCAGTCGCCAAGTATCAGCATGAAAAACAGGGCTGGAACTCGCGCCTAGACGAATTACAGGCTGCCTTTCTACGCTGCAAGCTCCCCCTGTTGGACACTGACAATCAAGCCCGCCAAGTGGCAGCCAACCACTACTTAGCGGCTCTCGCCGGGCTGCCCGGGCTGATCCTGCCAACTACGCCAGCGTGGGCATCACCCGTATGGCATCTGTTTACCATCCGTACCCCGCAGCGCGACACTCTCCAAGCCCACTTGAAGCGTAACGGTGTGGAAACATTGGTTCACTATCCAACCCCTCCGCACCTTCAGGGGGCTTATCGCGACCTGGGCTGGGGTGCGGGCAGTTTCCCCATCAGCGAATCCTGGGCACGGCAAACTTTAAGTTTACCGATGTGGCCTGGGGTACCCTGTGAATTTGTCAGCGC
- a CDS encoding PEP/pyruvate-binding domain-containing protein, with product MAIPLSTKARTLAALEGVLKIAKIAPISFFTANDWKNNRAVIQKHLSEIFGNIPLIVRSSSLQEDQRTASNAGRFISIRDVLEPKTLQQAIDDVLASYGTAESANDEVLVQPMLSRVIRTGVAFTCDPQSGAPYRIVNYVEGSDTAAITGGSSGITFVHAQGTKVQPPTKMAPILALLDELEGYFSGQPLDIEFAVTQNDERECLYLLQVRPLVLSTSPVSADIHFHDLALIETKVAQGLKPHPFLHGRSNVFGVMPDWNPAEIIGTRPRPLALSLYRTLITDATWAYQRHNYGYKNLRSFPLMVHLHGQPYIDVRVSFNSFIPRDIEGGLADRLVDYYMDRLLAAPTLHDKVEFEIVFSCYTLDLPQRLSKLSEHGFSAQEQETLTNSLRRLTNQIIHPTTGLWRTDQHKLATLTQRREKILAADVPSITRIYWLLEDCKRYGTLPFAGLARAGFIAVQMLKSLVSTGVFSQDDYDGFMSSLNTVSGQLARDTTNLERTTFLAKYGHLRPGTYDILSARYDEAPDDYFSWRHDAQPPSGERRPFSLQLDQIRRIDRLLEDHGLEIDVVGLFDFLQAGIELREYAKFVFTRNLSDAMALMRGLGTELGFSVEDMSFADAAVFSELHTGCGDARELLAHSIAQGRTRYEKTRRLWLPPLITSPQDVWSFHLPETEPNFITQKSVTAPVVTPENSTALRGAIVAIPSADPGFDWLFSHDIAGLITAYGGVNSHMAIRAGEMGLPAVIGAGERLFAQWSQARQLVLDCASRRVVVLP from the coding sequence ATGGCAATTCCGTTAAGTACAAAAGCTAGAACACTAGCAGCACTCGAAGGAGTGCTGAAAATAGCAAAAATCGCCCCCATTAGCTTCTTTACAGCAAATGACTGGAAGAATAATCGGGCAGTTATTCAGAAGCACCTCAGCGAAATATTCGGCAATATCCCCCTGATTGTCCGATCCAGTTCCCTCCAAGAAGATCAGAGGACTGCGTCCAACGCGGGTCGTTTTATAAGTATTCGCGATGTTCTCGAACCCAAGACCTTGCAACAGGCTATAGATGATGTGCTGGCCTCTTACGGTACCGCAGAAAGTGCTAATGACGAGGTTCTAGTTCAACCGATGCTCAGCAGGGTGATACGTACCGGCGTCGCTTTTACCTGCGACCCTCAGAGCGGAGCCCCCTACCGAATCGTCAATTACGTTGAAGGCAGTGATACTGCAGCCATTACAGGTGGCAGCAGTGGTATCACTTTCGTCCACGCACAAGGGACAAAAGTCCAACCGCCAACCAAGATGGCGCCGATATTGGCCTTACTTGACGAGTTGGAAGGTTATTTCTCCGGCCAACCTCTTGATATTGAATTCGCAGTAACACAAAACGATGAAAGGGAATGCTTATATTTGCTGCAGGTCAGGCCTCTCGTACTGTCCACCTCACCAGTTTCAGCAGATATCCATTTTCATGATTTAGCCCTGATCGAAACCAAAGTCGCTCAGGGATTAAAGCCTCACCCCTTCCTGCACGGCCGCTCTAACGTCTTTGGCGTAATGCCCGACTGGAATCCAGCTGAGATCATCGGCACCCGCCCTCGCCCGCTAGCGCTCTCCCTTTACCGTACGTTGATCACTGATGCGACTTGGGCTTATCAGCGCCACAACTACGGCTACAAGAATCTGCGCAGTTTCCCGCTAATGGTGCATCTGCACGGACAGCCTTATATCGATGTCCGAGTCAGTTTCAATTCCTTCATACCACGCGATATTGAAGGTGGCCTAGCCGATCGCCTAGTTGATTACTACATGGATCGACTGCTGGCTGCACCAACGCTCCATGACAAGGTCGAGTTCGAAATTGTCTTTTCTTGCTATACCCTTGACCTGCCCCAGCGCTTGTCCAAACTCAGTGAGCACGGTTTTTCTGCCCAAGAACAGGAAACCCTGACCAATAGTCTGCGCCGACTAACCAACCAGATCATCCATCCCACCACGGGCCTGTGGCGTACCGATCAGCACAAACTGGCAACCTTGACCCAGAGACGAGAGAAAATTCTTGCTGCAGATGTTCCTTCCATTACCAGGATTTACTGGCTTCTCGAAGACTGCAAACGGTACGGCACCCTTCCCTTCGCTGGGTTGGCACGGGCAGGGTTCATCGCTGTGCAGATGCTCAAATCACTGGTCAGCACCGGCGTGTTTTCCCAGGATGATTACGACGGCTTCATGAGCAGCCTAAATACGGTCAGCGGACAATTAGCTCGGGACACCACCAACCTCGAGCGAACCACTTTCCTCGCAAAATATGGCCATCTGCGTCCAGGCACCTACGATATTCTCTCGGCGCGCTACGATGAAGCCCCGGATGATTATTTCTCTTGGCGACATGACGCGCAGCCCCCTTCGGGAGAACGTCGCCCCTTTTCTCTTCAGCTAGATCAAATCCGCCGTATTGACCGCTTACTGGAGGACCACGGCCTGGAAATCGATGTGGTCGGACTATTCGATTTCCTTCAGGCGGGTATCGAACTGCGCGAGTACGCCAAGTTCGTGTTCACCCGCAACCTGAGCGATGCCATGGCCTTGATGCGTGGACTCGGGACTGAACTTGGCTTCTCGGTCGAGGACATGTCGTTTGCCGATGCTGCCGTCTTTAGTGAGTTGCACACTGGCTGCGGCGACGCACGGGAATTGCTCGCACACAGTATCGCCCAAGGACGTACCCGCTACGAAAAAACGCGCCGCTTATGGCTCCCTCCCCTGATTACCTCCCCGCAGGATGTATGGAGCTTTCACTTGCCGGAGACCGAGCCGAACTTCATCACACAAAAATCGGTGACTGCGCCGGTCGTCACCCCGGAAAATAGCACGGCACTGCGTGGTGCCATCGTCGCCATTCCCAGTGCCGATCCCGGTTTTGATTGGCTCTTCTCGCACGATATCGCCGGACTGATTACGGCCTACGGCGGTGTTAATTCCCACATGGCCATACGGGCCGGTGAAATGGGGCTGCCTGCCGTTATCGGTGCAGGAGAGCGCTTGTTCGCTCAGTGGAGCCAAGCTCGACAATTAGTTCTTGACTGCGCCTCCCGGCGTGTCGTCGTGCTGCCATGA
- a CDS encoding GNAT family N-acetyltransferase, translating into MRHDISLSGPAFRLRPITDEDALLVLELRNNSALNRYLHATSPSLDDQLAWLKRYYTRPGDYYFVVESRVTGAAEGLISIYDIDSNAACGEWGRWILKPTSLAAVESAWLIYRCAFEQLKLERVFCRTMADNIKVVSFHDSCGITARRLLPGHFNLGDRRVDAVEHQTDLSSWEYIAPQLEKLAQMTARRLQRA; encoded by the coding sequence ATGCGGCATGACATTTCCCTGTCTGGGCCTGCCTTCCGACTGCGCCCGATTACAGACGAAGATGCGCTACTGGTGCTGGAGTTGCGCAACAATTCAGCGTTAAACCGTTACCTGCACGCCACCTCGCCAAGTCTGGATGATCAATTGGCCTGGCTGAAGCGTTACTACACCCGCCCCGGCGACTATTACTTCGTGGTGGAGAGCCGCGTAACAGGCGCGGCGGAAGGGCTGATTTCTATCTACGACATTGACTCCAACGCTGCCTGTGGCGAATGGGGGCGCTGGATTCTCAAGCCCACCTCCTTGGCTGCGGTTGAGAGTGCCTGGTTGATCTACCGGTGCGCCTTTGAACAGCTAAAACTGGAGCGCGTGTTCTGCCGGACGATGGCGGACAACATTAAGGTGGTGTCTTTCCATGACTCGTGCGGCATTACCGCTCGCCGACTCCTGCCTGGCCATTTCAACCTTGGCGACCGCCGTGTCGACGCCGTAGAACACCAGACAGACCTCTCATCTTGGGAGTACATCGCCCCCCAACTGGAGAAATTAGCTCAGATGACCGCCCGGAGGCTACAACGTGCTTGA
- a CDS encoding NTP transferase domain-containing protein → MGNLTNETPKGLVRLKGRPLIDWQLEALRDAGIEEIGLVSGYRAERLTSYGLPIFHNPDWQHTNMLHSLTQASQWLRTSPCIVSYSDIFYSSQPVRALIASRADIGIAYDPAWLELWCRRFSDPLEDAETFRFDSTRNILLEIGQRPSTSEEVAGQYMGLLHFTPHGWAQVETLLEGLPMETAKKLDMTSLLSRLLACGAPIALARNEMPWGEVDSAQDLALYDGDPTLTLPIHA, encoded by the coding sequence ATGGGTAACCTCACCAACGAAACTCCCAAGGGACTCGTCCGCCTCAAAGGTCGCCCCTTGATCGATTGGCAACTGGAAGCCCTGCGGGATGCAGGTATTGAAGAAATCGGGCTGGTCAGCGGCTACCGGGCCGAACGCTTGACAAGCTACGGTTTGCCAATTTTCCATAATCCGGACTGGCAGCACACCAATATGCTCCACTCCCTGACGCAGGCCAGCCAATGGCTGCGAACCTCACCCTGCATCGTCAGCTACTCGGATATCTTTTACAGCTCCCAGCCAGTGCGAGCTTTGATAGCGAGCCGAGCCGACATCGGAATCGCCTATGACCCGGCTTGGTTGGAGTTATGGTGCCGACGCTTCAGCGATCCTCTAGAGGACGCCGAAACCTTCCGCTTCGATAGCACCCGAAACATTCTTCTTGAGATTGGCCAACGTCCTAGCACTTCGGAAGAGGTCGCCGGACAGTACATGGGGCTGCTGCACTTCACCCCCCACGGCTGGGCACAAGTGGAAACCTTGTTGGAGGGGCTTCCGATGGAAACAGCCAAGAAGCTGGACATGACTAGCTTGCTCTCGAGGCTTCTCGCCTGCGGCGCCCCCATCGCCCTCGCACGGAATGAGATGCCTTGGGGCGAGGTCGATTCGGCTCAGGACCTGGCTCTCTACGACGGGGACCCGACTTTGACACTGCCCATCCATGCCTAA
- a CDS encoding acyl carrier protein: protein MDSQQIEAVVLTVLSTVLKCPVHPNSTRKNTPQWDSLKHIEVIFAVEDELGLQFSEEELPGLDSVSHIVDRALARHAA, encoded by the coding sequence ATGGATAGCCAGCAGATTGAAGCCGTCGTGCTGACGGTACTTTCTACAGTGCTAAAGTGCCCTGTACATCCCAACAGCACGCGCAAAAACACCCCCCAGTGGGATTCTCTCAAGCACATCGAGGTCATCTTTGCCGTGGAGGACGAACTTGGCCTGCAATTCTCAGAAGAGGAACTCCCCGGTCTCGATAGCGTGAGCCACATTGTAGACAGAGCACTGGCCCGGCATGCGGCATGA
- a CDS encoding gamma-glutamyl-gamma-aminobutyrate hydrolase family protein (Members of this family of hydrolases with an active site Cys residue belong to MEROPS family C26.), with amino-acid sequence MKLVAVSQRCDHYPERQEIRDALDRRLVQFIEAIGGLGIPVPNYPEALPAWLAHLRPDAIVLSGGNDLGAVPDRDHTEQGLLKYAQEHSLPLLGICRGMQMMATNAGAPLIKVAGHVAHHHPIRGEITQIVNSYHAWGLATAPDTYRILARAPDGTIEAIGHLDLPWEGWMWHPERQAPFAPDDLARATKLLIQNRL; translated from the coding sequence ATGAAATTGGTTGCCGTCAGCCAGCGCTGCGACCACTATCCTGAACGCCAGGAAATCCGCGACGCCCTCGATCGGCGCCTTGTGCAGTTCATTGAAGCCATCGGCGGCCTAGGCATCCCGGTTCCTAACTATCCGGAGGCGCTGCCAGCCTGGCTCGCCCACCTGCGCCCGGATGCCATCGTTCTTTCCGGCGGCAACGACCTTGGTGCAGTACCTGACCGTGACCATACAGAGCAGGGACTACTCAAATACGCCCAAGAACATTCCCTTCCCCTCCTTGGCATCTGCCGCGGCATGCAGATGATGGCAACCAACGCCGGAGCTCCTCTTATTAAGGTGGCAGGACACGTCGCCCACCACCACCCAATCCGTGGCGAAATTACCCAAATAGTGAACAGCTACCATGCTTGGGGGCTCGCGACAGCACCGGACACCTACCGCATCCTGGCCCGAGCGCCTGATGGCACAATCGAAGCCATAGGCCACCTCGACTTGCCTTGGGAAGGCTGGATGTGGCACCCCGAGCGACAAGCGCCCTTTGCCCCAGATGACTTGGCACGGGCAACAAAACTACTGATTCAAAACCGACTATGA
- a CDS encoding VOC family protein, whose product MLETSSVPELPTDFEFHHIGYATTSLAKERGLFTLLGYRQEGETFADTIQGVAGCFLTGPGPRIELLENLPGATTLTPWLNAGIKMYHFAYQVGDLQEALAWARNQRARITVAPVSAIAFGGRNISFVMFRNGLMLEFISHQ is encoded by the coding sequence GTGCTTGAAACCTCGTCGGTGCCTGAGTTGCCGACCGACTTCGAATTTCACCACATCGGCTACGCGACCACATCTTTGGCAAAGGAACGAGGTCTTTTTACCCTACTCGGCTACCGTCAAGAAGGTGAAACATTTGCCGACACCATTCAGGGCGTGGCCGGTTGTTTTCTCACGGGGCCCGGCCCACGCATCGAGCTACTGGAAAATCTCCCTGGGGCAACTACCCTAACCCCCTGGCTCAATGCGGGAATCAAGATGTATCACTTTGCTTATCAGGTTGGAGACCTGCAGGAAGCGTTAGCCTGGGCACGCAACCAGCGAGCTCGCATAACCGTGGCGCCGGTTTCGGCCATCGCCTTCGGTGGGCGCAATATCAGCTTCGTCATGTTCAGAAACGGGTTGATGCTGGAATTCATCTCTCACCAATAA
- a CDS encoding adenylyl-sulfate kinase, which produces MVIWLVGLSGSGKSTLGAALCTRLRQEGKGVVHVDGDIIRAFCNDAGDPNAYSLDGRRRNAERIAAICAWLDAQKINVVCSILAIFPDILLANRTRYSSYREVFLNPSQAVLRTRDTKGLYQAAAEGRMANVVGVHIPFPPPSTPDFIFDTGRTHEPPELHAEQIMQALSGNDLW; this is translated from the coding sequence ATGGTTATCTGGCTGGTAGGTCTCTCCGGTTCGGGGAAAAGCACCCTCGGAGCAGCCCTCTGCACTCGTCTACGCCAGGAAGGCAAGGGCGTCGTCCATGTCGATGGCGACATAATCCGCGCCTTCTGCAACGACGCTGGCGATCCCAATGCCTATTCCCTGGACGGACGGAGGCGCAATGCCGAACGTATCGCCGCCATCTGCGCCTGGCTCGACGCCCAAAAAATCAATGTTGTATGCAGCATACTGGCAATATTTCCCGACATTCTGTTGGCTAATCGCACGCGCTACTCCAGCTATAGGGAAGTATTCCTAAACCCCTCACAGGCCGTTTTACGGACACGGGATACGAAAGGGCTCTACCAAGCGGCAGCAGAAGGACGCATGGCAAATGTGGTAGGCGTGCACATTCCCTTCCCCCCCCCATCAACGCCGGATTTCATCTTTGACACCGGGCGTACCCATGAGCCACCGGAGCTTCACGCCGAACAAATCATGCAAGCTCTTTCCGGAAACGACCTTTGGTGA